Proteins co-encoded in one Pseudomonas fluorescens genomic window:
- a CDS encoding EAL domain-containing protein, which translates to MKQKRTLGTPRLLGIVWPFIAVVLFQALLGGVSLYVLSAVRGYVAGESLWSKGQKDAIYYLNLYADSRDEAIYLKYQSAIAVPQGGHQLRLALDRQPPDLQSAREGILKGGNHPDDVSSLIWLYLNFRHFSYLETAIDRWTLGDAYLVELDGVAREMHQRIIANAATEADIHRWKDRIFAINDGVTPAAKAFSDALGEGSRMIMRLLLFTNLATALGLIVLALLRTHKLLKQRHAFAEALQMEKDRAHVTLHSIGDGVITTDVSGAIDYMNPAAEALTHWKAEQASGLPLAALFNLLDDNAQTEGLTLIEHILSGQLTGGSEHSKLIQRLDGSTVSVTLVGAPIRNAGKVSGTVLVLHDMTQERQYIANLSWQATHDALTGLANRREFEYRLEQALHNLTRQPGRHALMFLDLDQFKLVNDTCGHAAGDELLRHICALLQSGLREGDTLARLGGDEFGILLENCAPEAAEKIAESLRQTVQNLHFVWKGRPFLTTVSIGLVHVSQTPTTLETSLRAADMACYMAKEKGRNRVQVYHADDSELSLRFGEMAWVQRLHMALEENRFCLYAQEIAPLGSVAGGDRGHIEILLRLHDEAGRMILPDSFIPAAERYGLMTSLDRWVVENVFKVIAQCINEECEGPLAMCAINLSGITIGDDAFLHFLREQFDIYCVPPEMICFEITETSAIANLGSAIRFINELKGLGCYFSLDDFCAGMSSFAYLKHLPVDFLKIDGSFVKDMLDDPINRAMVEVINHIGHVMGKQTIAEFVETVQIEQALLEIGVDYAQGYVVERPQLFTCDSLQSRPARPQPLLFKAPGTFR; encoded by the coding sequence ATGAAGCAAAAGCGGACTCTCGGAACGCCTCGGTTGCTGGGCATCGTCTGGCCATTCATCGCCGTCGTGTTGTTTCAGGCATTGCTGGGGGGCGTGAGTCTTTACGTCCTGTCGGCCGTTCGCGGCTATGTCGCGGGCGAGAGCCTGTGGTCCAAGGGCCAGAAAGACGCCATCTATTACCTCAACCTCTATGCCGACAGCCGTGACGAGGCGATTTACCTCAAATACCAGAGCGCAATCGCCGTGCCCCAGGGCGGCCACCAGTTGCGCCTGGCACTGGACAGGCAACCGCCCGACCTGCAATCGGCGCGCGAGGGCATTCTCAAGGGGGGCAACCACCCTGACGATGTCTCCAGCCTGATCTGGCTGTACCTGAATTTCCGTCACTTCAGCTATCTGGAAACCGCCATCGACCGCTGGACGCTGGGGGACGCCTACCTGGTGGAGCTCGACGGCGTGGCGCGAGAGATGCATCAGCGCATCATTGCCAATGCCGCCACCGAGGCCGATATCCACCGCTGGAAGGACCGGATCTTTGCGATCAACGACGGCGTGACGCCGGCCGCCAAGGCGTTCAGCGATGCCTTGGGTGAAGGCTCGCGGATGATCATGCGCCTGCTGCTGTTCACCAACCTCGCCACCGCGCTGGGCCTGATCGTGCTGGCGCTGCTGCGCACCCACAAATTGCTCAAGCAGCGGCACGCCTTTGCCGAAGCGCTGCAGATGGAAAAGGATCGGGCTCATGTCACCCTGCATTCCATTGGCGACGGGGTGATCACTACCGATGTGAGCGGGGCGATCGACTACATGAACCCGGCCGCCGAAGCATTGACTCACTGGAAGGCTGAACAGGCTTCCGGTCTGCCGCTGGCGGCGTTGTTCAATCTGCTGGATGACAACGCCCAGACCGAAGGGCTGACCCTGATCGAGCACATTCTCAGCGGCCAGCTCACCGGCGGCAGTGAACACTCGAAGCTGATCCAGCGACTGGACGGCAGCACCGTGTCGGTGACCCTGGTCGGCGCGCCGATCCGCAACGCCGGCAAGGTCAGCGGCACGGTGCTGGTGCTGCATGACATGACCCAGGAGCGGCAATACATCGCCAATCTGTCGTGGCAGGCCACCCACGATGCACTGACCGGCCTGGCCAACCGTCGCGAGTTCGAATACCGCCTCGAACAGGCCCTGCACAACCTGACCCGGCAGCCGGGGCGGCATGCATTGATGTTCCTCGATCTCGATCAATTCAAACTGGTCAACGACACCTGCGGTCACGCGGCCGGCGACGAGTTGCTGCGGCATATCTGCGCGTTGCTGCAGTCAGGTCTGCGCGAGGGCGACACCCTGGCTCGGCTGGGCGGCGATGAGTTCGGCATCCTGCTGGAGAACTGCGCGCCGGAGGCGGCCGAGAAGATCGCCGAAAGCTTGCGTCAGACCGTGCAGAATCTGCATTTCGTCTGGAAGGGACGCCCGTTCCTGACCACTGTCAGCATCGGTCTGGTGCATGTTTCCCAGACTCCGACCACCCTCGAGACCTCGTTGCGGGCCGCCGACATGGCCTGCTACATGGCCAAGGAAAAGGGCCGCAACCGGGTGCAGGTCTACCATGCCGACGACTCGGAATTGTCCCTGCGTTTTGGCGAGATGGCGTGGGTGCAACGCCTGCACATGGCCCTGGAGGAAAACCGTTTTTGTCTCTACGCCCAGGAAATCGCCCCGTTGGGTTCGGTCGCTGGTGGCGACCGCGGGCACATCGAGATTCTGTTGCGCCTGCATGACGAGGCAGGCCGGATGATTCTGCCGGACAGTTTCATACCGGCAGCGGAACGTTACGGTTTGATGACCTCGCTGGATCGCTGGGTTGTGGAGAATGTATTTAAGGTTATCGCCCAATGTATTAACGAAGAGTGCGAAGGCCCTCTGGCAATGTGTGCGATTAATCTTTCAGGCATTACTATCGGAGATGACGCTTTCTTGCACTTTCTACGGGAACAGTTTGATATCTATTGCGTACCGCCTGAAATGATTTGTTTTGAAATTACGGAAACCAGTGCTATTGCAAATCTCGGCAGTGCAATCAGATTTATTAATGAACTCAAAGGCTTAGGTTGTTACTTCTCCCTTGATGATTTTTGTGCCGGAATGTCTTCATTCGCTTATCTGAAACATTTGCCTGTAGACTTCCTGAAGATCGACGGGAGTTTCGTAAAGGATATGCTGGACGACCCGATTAACCGCGCTATGGTCGAAGTGATCAACCACATCGGGCATGTCATGGGTAAGCAGACAATTGCCGAGTTTGTTGAAACAGTGCAAATCGAGCAGGCGTTGCTTGAAATTGGTGTGGATTACGCTCAGGGTTATGTAGTCGAGCGCCCGCAATTGTTTACCTGCGACAGTTTGCAAAGCCGGCCCGCCAGACCGCAGCCGCTGTTATTCAAAGCGCCTGGCACGTTCCGTTGA